The Streptomyces sp. NBC_01255 genome window below encodes:
- a CDS encoding GntR family transcriptional regulator — protein MTDQDSARRPKYQRIADELRTAIQSGAFAPGDRLPGENDLMSTYEVARMTARQALSVLRNEGLAEARKGAGVFVRVFRPLRRRGIPRLAGDHWGSGRSVWSADVEDRTLVVDRIEVAETAAGARVAEALNLAPGAPVCVRSRRFVLDAKPVLLSVSYLSAELVRGTAITEPDTGPGGTYARLTELGHRPVRFREEIRCRMPTAEESDLLALEFGTPVVLIGRTAFTGPGVAVELNEMTLDSSSYVLEYDFDA, from the coding sequence GTGACTGACCAGGACAGCGCTCGTCGGCCCAAGTACCAGCGCATCGCCGACGAGTTGAGAACGGCGATCCAGTCGGGCGCCTTCGCGCCGGGCGACCGCCTCCCCGGTGAGAACGACCTGATGTCGACCTACGAAGTGGCCCGGATGACGGCGCGCCAGGCCCTTTCCGTCCTGCGCAACGAAGGACTGGCCGAGGCCCGCAAGGGCGCCGGGGTCTTCGTCCGGGTCTTCCGCCCGCTGCGCCGCCGGGGCATCCCGCGCCTCGCCGGGGACCACTGGGGCAGCGGCCGCTCGGTCTGGTCGGCGGACGTGGAGGACCGGACCCTGGTGGTCGACCGGATCGAGGTGGCGGAGACGGCGGCCGGAGCCAGAGTCGCCGAGGCGCTGAACCTCGCGCCGGGCGCGCCGGTCTGCGTCCGCAGCCGCCGCTTCGTCCTGGACGCCAAACCGGTCCTGCTCTCGGTCTCGTACCTCTCCGCGGAGCTGGTGCGCGGGACGGCGATCACGGAGCCGGACACGGGTCCGGGCGGCACCTACGCCCGGCTGACCGAGCTGGGGCACCGGCCGGTGCGCTTCCGCGAGGAGATCCGCTGCCGGATGCCGACGGCGGAAGAGTCGGACCTGCTGGCCCTGGAGTTCGGCACTCCGGTGGTCCTGATCGGGCGCACGGCGTTCACGGGGCCGGGGGTCGCGGTGGAGCTCAACGAGATGACGCTCGACTCGTCGTCGTACGTCCTGGAGTACGACTTCGACGCGTGA
- a CDS encoding DUF2277 domain-containing protein — protein sequence MCRSIKTLRPPVLPEEATEEDFHAAALQYVRKVSGFRAPAAHNREVFDRAVDEITEATARLLAGLEVRGAHPAVTRPAREPQPDAV from the coding sequence ATGTGCCGCAGCATCAAGACGCTCCGACCGCCCGTGCTGCCCGAGGAGGCGACCGAGGAGGACTTCCACGCCGCCGCCTTGCAGTACGTCCGCAAGGTCTCCGGCTTCCGCGCTCCCGCCGCCCACAACCGCGAGGTCTTCGACCGCGCCGTGGACGAGATCACGGAGGCGACCGCGAGACTCCTCGCCGGCCTGGAGGTGCGCGGGGCGCACCCCGCCGTCACGAGACCGGCGCGGGAGCCGCAGCCGGACGCTGTATGA
- a CDS encoding DedA family protein yields the protein MLDSLGSLRSLTAGPWIYPVVAASILLDVFLPVLPSGFLVITAATAAATATAASPDVPSLLPLLLCAATASVLGDFLAYRLARRGGARLDRAIARSRRLSLAQERLGTALARGGGLLVVLARFAPAGRSVVSLGAGAAKRRIKDFLPWSALAGVTWASYSVGLGWLGGQWLGATWFSAGVSTLALFLAGGLAAYLIQRPAAAPAPVS from the coding sequence CTGCTCGACAGCCTCGGCTCGCTGCGGTCGTTGACCGCCGGCCCGTGGATCTACCCGGTGGTGGCGGCGTCGATCCTGCTCGACGTCTTCCTGCCCGTGCTGCCGAGCGGCTTCCTGGTGATCACCGCCGCCACGGCCGCGGCGACGGCCACCGCGGCCTCCCCCGACGTGCCGTCGCTCCTCCCGCTGCTCCTCTGCGCGGCCACCGCGTCCGTACTCGGCGACTTCCTGGCGTACCGCCTGGCCCGGCGGGGCGGCGCCAGGCTGGACAGGGCGATCGCCCGCTCGCGGCGCCTCTCCCTGGCGCAGGAACGTCTCGGCACCGCGCTGGCCCGGGGCGGCGGGCTGCTCGTGGTGCTCGCGCGCTTCGCCCCGGCGGGCCGCTCCGTGGTCTCCCTGGGCGCGGGCGCGGCCAAGCGGAGGATCAAGGACTTCCTGCCGTGGTCGGCCCTCGCGGGCGTGACCTGGGCCTCCTACAGCGTGGGGCTCGGCTGGCTGGGCGGGCAGTGGCTGGGCGCGACCTGGTTCAGCGCGGGGGTGTCGACCCTCGCGCTCTTCCTGGCGGGCGGCCTCGCCGCGTACCTCATACAGCGTCCGGCTGCGGCTCCCGCGCCGGTCTCGTGA
- a CDS encoding DoxX family protein: MNTAPNSLISRLNQAQPYALGLFRIVVGLLFACHGAASLFGVLGGAMGGGTVPAGTWPGWYAAVIQLVCGVLVLAGVGTRSAAFLASGSMAYAYFKVHQPEALFPLQNSGETAALFCWAFALLVFTGPGALALDGLFGARTGAGAKTGQENEKQGAPIAA; this comes from the coding sequence ATGAACACCGCCCCGAACAGCCTCATAAGCCGCCTGAACCAGGCCCAGCCCTACGCGCTCGGCCTCTTCCGGATCGTCGTCGGCCTGCTCTTCGCCTGCCACGGCGCCGCCTCGCTCTTCGGCGTCCTCGGCGGCGCGATGGGCGGCGGCACCGTCCCGGCCGGAACCTGGCCGGGCTGGTACGCGGCCGTCATCCAGCTCGTCTGCGGCGTGCTGGTGCTGGCCGGCGTCGGCACCCGGAGCGCCGCGTTCCTCGCCTCGGGCTCGATGGCGTACGCGTACTTCAAGGTCCACCAGCCGGAAGCCCTGTTCCCGCTCCAGAACAGCGGCGAGACCGCGGCCCTGTTCTGCTGGGCCTTCGCCCTGCTCGTCTTCACGGGCCCGGGCGCACTCGCCCTCGACGGGCTCTTCGGCGCCCGGACCGGCGCGGGCGCGAAGACGGGCCAGGAGAACGAGAAGCAGGGCGCGCCGATCGCGGCCTGA
- a CDS encoding HNH endonuclease family protein has protein sequence MPVGMIYARRLAVLATSAALTVTGLLATAPAAQAAMPTPVSASTARTHLAALTVKAEGSSSGYSRDLFPHWITQSGACNTRETVLKRDGVNVVTDSSCASVSGSWYSEYDGATWTAASDLDIDHVVALSEAWRSGANAWTTSQRQAFANDLTRPQLIAVTDNVNQSKGDLDPAEWLPSRTSYRCTYARAWVHVKYHWNLSIDSAEKSALQSVLNGC, from the coding sequence ATGCCCGTCGGCATGATCTACGCGCGTCGACTCGCGGTACTCGCCACCTCCGCCGCCCTCACCGTCACCGGCCTCCTCGCCACGGCACCGGCCGCCCAGGCCGCCATGCCGACCCCCGTCAGCGCGTCCACCGCCCGCACGCACCTGGCCGCCCTCACGGTCAAGGCGGAAGGTTCCTCCTCCGGCTACAGCCGGGATCTCTTCCCGCACTGGATCACCCAGTCCGGGGCGTGCAACACCCGAGAGACCGTCCTCAAGCGCGACGGCGTGAACGTCGTCACCGACTCCAGCTGCGCCTCGGTCAGCGGCAGCTGGTACTCCGAGTACGACGGCGCCACCTGGACCGCCGCCTCCGACCTCGACATCGACCACGTCGTCGCCCTGTCCGAGGCCTGGCGCTCGGGCGCGAACGCGTGGACGACCTCGCAGCGCCAGGCCTTCGCGAACGACCTGACCCGGCCCCAGCTCATAGCCGTCACCGACAACGTCAACCAGTCCAAGGGCGACCTGGACCCGGCGGAGTGGCTGCCCTCGCGCACGTCCTACCGCTGCACGTACGCCCGGGCGTGGGTGCACGTGAAGTACCACTGGAACCTCAGCATCGACTCCGCCGAGAAGAGCGCCCTGCAGTCCGTCCTCAACGGCTGCTGA
- a CDS encoding ABC transporter permease, which translates to MLLDVNVTFGAVLAVLLALAAGVVALAHLGRARDALFAGARAAVQLIAVSLVIGWVVRSVPLLLCFLLLMYAVAVRTAGRRVVPAPGRGWRWAGVPIAAAVAPVVLALVVTGLVPVKGITLVPVTGILVGGALTATVLAGRRALDELETRRGEVEAGLAIGLVAREARLEVARKAAADALLPGMDQTRTVGLVTLPGAFVGMLLGGASPLHAGAVQLFVLIALLAVQAVAAATTLELVARGRIARPREAGAEGSPEPGR; encoded by the coding sequence GTGCTTCTGGACGTGAACGTCACCTTTGGGGCGGTACTCGCCGTCCTGCTCGCCCTCGCCGCCGGCGTCGTCGCCCTCGCGCACCTCGGCCGGGCCCGCGACGCCCTGTTCGCCGGCGCGCGCGCCGCCGTCCAGCTGATCGCCGTCTCGCTCGTCATCGGCTGGGTGGTCCGCTCCGTACCGCTGCTGCTCTGCTTCCTGCTCCTCATGTACGCGGTGGCGGTGCGGACGGCGGGGCGGCGGGTCGTTCCCGCGCCGGGGCGCGGCTGGCGGTGGGCGGGCGTGCCGATCGCCGCCGCCGTGGCGCCGGTGGTCCTCGCGCTCGTCGTCACCGGACTCGTACCGGTGAAGGGGATCACGCTCGTACCCGTGACCGGCATCCTCGTCGGCGGCGCGCTCACGGCCACCGTCCTCGCGGGGCGGCGCGCGCTCGACGAGCTGGAGACGCGGCGGGGCGAGGTGGAGGCGGGCCTGGCCATCGGGCTCGTCGCGCGCGAGGCGCGGCTCGAAGTGGCACGGAAGGCGGCGGCGGACGCCCTGCTCCCCGGCATGGACCAGACGCGCACGGTGGGTCTCGTCACGCTGCCGGGGGCCTTCGTGGGCATGCTGCTCGGCGGCGCGTCGCCGCTGCACGCGGGCGCCGTCCAGCTCTTCGTGCTCATCGCGCTGCTCGCGGTGCAGGCGGTGGCCGCCGCGACCACCTTGGAGCTGGTCGCGCGCGGCCGGATCGCCCGGCCTCGGGAGGCGGGCGCGGAGGGGAGTCCTGAGCCTGGGCGGTGA
- a CDS encoding HAD-IA family hydrolase, translated as MAATTPAQLTARALLLDMDGTLVNSDAVVERCWRRWAERQALDADAVLKVVHGRQGYATMAVLLPERPMEENYADNRLMLAEETADLDGVVPVPGAPAFMAAIAALPYALVTSADEALAQARMGAAGLAIPETRVTAECVGASKPDPEGFLKGAAELGFAPADCVVFEDSEAGIQAGRAAGMRIVGVGPRAAAFAPDIHVDDLTRLRVEAAADGTITLTALA; from the coding sequence ATGGCTGCCACCACCCCGGCACAGCTCACCGCCCGCGCCCTCCTCCTCGACATGGACGGCACCCTCGTCAACTCGGACGCCGTCGTCGAGCGCTGCTGGCGCCGCTGGGCCGAGCGGCAGGCTCTCGACGCGGACGCCGTCCTCAAGGTGGTCCACGGCCGCCAGGGGTACGCGACGATGGCCGTCCTCCTCCCGGAGCGCCCGATGGAGGAGAACTACGCCGACAACCGGCTGATGCTCGCCGAGGAGACCGCCGACCTCGACGGTGTCGTGCCCGTCCCCGGCGCCCCCGCCTTCATGGCCGCGATCGCCGCGCTGCCGTACGCCCTGGTGACCTCGGCCGACGAGGCCCTCGCCCAGGCGCGGATGGGCGCGGCCGGCCTGGCGATACCGGAGACCCGGGTCACCGCCGAGTGCGTCGGCGCGAGCAAGCCGGACCCCGAGGGCTTCCTCAAGGGTGCGGCGGAGCTGGGCTTCGCCCCGGCGGACTGTGTCGTCTTCGAGGACTCCGAAGCCGGGATCCAGGCCGGCCGCGCGGCCGGCATGCGGATCGTGGGCGTGGGCCCGCGCGCGGCGGCCTTCGCGCCCGACATCCACGTCGACGACCTCACCCGCCTGCGGGTCGAGGCCGCGGCGGACGGCACGATCACCCTCACGGCCCTGGCGTAG
- a CDS encoding peptidoglycan-binding domain-containing protein yields MTGHVCPECGGQRPGCTCAQAELAAAEDFDPLRIRPYVTLDATDPSEPVGAEGHGGHGGSAGPGGPGGSYAAEDPPTARLAAIRPDDPTPAHPGTYSDTYSGAYSGTPSGAYSGTHSDAYSGTPSGAYSGTHSGAHLDPDLRGDPSETMPLLLHGIGRITDPDPADDREPGRGRRRGMIVAAVAAVAVAGTAALAAAVLGGGDETDDRAGGLEITTSASLNVAVSEAPSPSASSETPKPSSSPPSARPTSASASPSATPTPSASRTTASPSASTTGSAAPPAATATAAPTATSASASPPDPTPSAPTATPSSQDPETEEAAVTLSLGSTGPEVRELQRRLAALWIYDGNFHGRYDEEVQEAVAVYQQWLYPREDPEGVYGPSTRSHLEQATPDF; encoded by the coding sequence ATGACCGGACATGTCTGTCCTGAATGCGGTGGACAAAGACCTGGCTGCACCTGCGCCCAGGCGGAGCTGGCGGCAGCCGAGGACTTCGATCCGCTGCGGATCAGGCCGTACGTGACGCTGGACGCGACGGACCCGTCGGAACCGGTGGGGGCTGAGGGGCATGGCGGGCATGGGGGATCCGCGGGGCCTGGGGGGCCGGGCGGGAGCTACGCGGCGGAGGACCCGCCGACGGCCCGGCTGGCGGCGATCCGCCCGGATGACCCCACGCCCGCGCACCCCGGCACGTACTCCGACACATACTCGGGTGCGTACTCCGGCACACCTTCGGGCGCGTACTCCGGCACCCACTCCGACGCGTACTCCGGCACACCCTCGGGCGCGTACTCCGGCACCCACTCCGGCGCGCACCTCGACCCGGACCTCCGAGGCGACCCCTCCGAGACGATGCCCCTGCTGCTGCACGGCATAGGCCGCATCACCGACCCTGACCCTGCGGACGACCGCGAGCCGGGACGCGGGCGCCGGCGCGGCATGATCGTCGCCGCGGTGGCCGCCGTCGCCGTGGCCGGCACCGCCGCCCTCGCGGCGGCCGTCCTCGGCGGCGGGGACGAGACCGACGACCGGGCGGGCGGCCTCGAGATCACCACCAGCGCGTCCCTGAACGTCGCCGTCTCGGAGGCCCCGTCCCCCTCCGCCTCCTCCGAGACGCCGAAGCCGAGCTCGTCGCCCCCGTCGGCGCGCCCGACCAGCGCCTCCGCCTCCCCGTCCGCCACGCCCACCCCCTCCGCGAGCCGTACCACCGCGAGTCCCAGCGCGTCGACGACCGGCTCGGCCGCCCCTCCGGCCGCCACCGCCACGGCGGCCCCGACGGCCACCTCGGCATCGGCATCGCCGCCCGACCCGACGCCGTCGGCGCCGACGGCGACCCCGTCCTCGCAGGATCCGGAGACCGAAGAGGCGGCGGTCACGCTGAGCCTCGGCTCGACGGGGCCCGAGGTGCGCGAGCTCCAGCGGCGGCTGGCCGCCCTGTGGATCTACGACGGCAACTTCCACGGCCGGTACGACGAGGAGGTGCAGGAGGCAGTGGCCGTCTACCAGCAGTGGCTCTACCCCCGGGAGGACCCGGAGGGCGTGTACGGCCCCTCCACCCGCAGCCACCTGGAGCAGGCCACTCCCGACTTCTGA
- a CDS encoding MDR family MFS transporter, translating to MAQETSPSQLGGDPVPGEGQSHRTVLVAIGALLLGMLLAALDQTIVSTALPTIVSELGGMEHLSWVVTAYMLASTAATPLWGKLGDQYGRKKLFQAAIVLFLIGSALCGIAQNMPQLIAFRAVQGVGGGGLMVLSMAIVGDLVSPRERGKYQGLFGAVFGATSVLGPLLGGLFTEHLSWRWVFYINLPIGIVALFVIAAVLHIPVRSTPHAIDYLGTFLIASVATCLVLVASLGGTTWAWGSAQIIGLAVLGAVLLVWFVYVEQRAAEPVLPLKLFRIRTFTLVSVISFVVGFAMFGAMTYLPTFLQVVQGVTPTMSGVHMLPMVLGMLITSTASGQIVSRTGRWKVFPVAGTALTALGLLLLNELTETTSTWEMSVYFFVFGAGLGLVMQVLVLVVQNAVSYQDLGVATSGATFFRSIGASFGVAVFGTLFTNRLTRKLDDVFASAASAGEDLPPGIGPDQVAADPRAIAELPPELRPSVLHAYATSITDVFLYAAPVVLVAFVVAWFLKEDKLRVSVTAPDTSQTLASNPVERSSYDECARALSVLGSREGRKAIYEKITARAGLDLLPAASWLLLRIRRHGTVEPARLAETTPVPLRAITEASRQVEERRLATREGVQLFLTEEGVQAAVKLDKAREESLAELLGDWWGPDRPTDLVKLVEELTAELNGSDGEQPRSPEPPRDHHA from the coding sequence ATGGCCCAGGAAACGAGCCCGTCCCAGCTCGGCGGCGATCCCGTGCCGGGGGAGGGGCAAAGCCACCGCACGGTCCTCGTCGCGATCGGCGCACTGCTGCTCGGCATGCTGCTCGCCGCCCTCGACCAGACCATCGTCTCCACCGCCCTGCCGACCATCGTCAGCGAGCTCGGCGGCATGGAGCACCTCTCCTGGGTGGTCACGGCCTACATGCTGGCGTCCACGGCGGCCACCCCGCTCTGGGGCAAGCTCGGCGACCAGTACGGCCGCAAGAAGCTCTTCCAGGCCGCCATCGTCCTCTTCCTCATCGGCTCCGCCCTCTGCGGCATCGCCCAGAACATGCCGCAGCTCATCGCCTTCCGCGCCGTCCAGGGCGTCGGCGGCGGTGGCCTCATGGTCCTGTCGATGGCGATCGTCGGCGACCTCGTGTCCCCGCGCGAGCGCGGCAAGTACCAGGGCCTCTTCGGCGCCGTCTTCGGCGCCACCAGCGTCCTCGGCCCGCTGCTCGGCGGCCTCTTCACCGAGCACCTCTCCTGGCGCTGGGTCTTCTACATCAATCTGCCGATCGGCATCGTCGCCCTCTTCGTCATCGCCGCCGTGCTCCACATCCCGGTGCGCTCCACCCCGCACGCCATCGACTACCTCGGCACCTTCCTCATCGCCTCGGTCGCCACCTGCCTCGTCCTGGTGGCGTCTCTCGGCGGTACGACCTGGGCCTGGGGATCGGCGCAGATCATCGGCCTCGCCGTCCTCGGAGCCGTACTCCTCGTCTGGTTCGTGTACGTCGAGCAGCGCGCCGCCGAACCCGTCCTGCCCCTGAAGCTGTTCCGGATCCGGACCTTCACCTTGGTCTCGGTCATCAGCTTCGTCGTCGGCTTCGCGATGTTCGGCGCGATGACCTACCTCCCCACCTTCCTCCAGGTCGTGCAGGGCGTCACCCCGACCATGTCGGGCGTCCACATGCTGCCCATGGTCCTCGGCATGCTGATCACCTCGACCGCCTCCGGCCAGATCGTCTCCCGCACCGGCCGCTGGAAGGTCTTCCCCGTGGCCGGCACCGCGCTCACGGCGCTCGGGCTGCTCCTCCTCAACGAACTGACGGAGACCACCTCCACCTGGGAGATGAGCGTCTACTTCTTCGTCTTCGGCGCCGGGCTCGGCCTCGTCATGCAGGTCCTCGTCCTGGTCGTCCAGAACGCCGTCTCCTACCAGGACCTCGGCGTCGCCACCTCCGGCGCCACCTTCTTCCGTTCCATCGGCGCCTCGTTCGGCGTCGCCGTCTTCGGCACCCTCTTCACCAACCGGCTCACCCGCAAACTCGACGACGTCTTCGCGAGCGCGGCGAGCGCCGGAGAGGACCTCCCGCCCGGCATCGGCCCCGACCAGGTCGCCGCCGACCCGCGCGCCATCGCCGAACTCCCGCCCGAGCTCCGCCCCTCCGTCCTCCACGCGTACGCCACGTCCATCACCGACGTCTTCCTGTACGCGGCGCCGGTCGTCCTCGTCGCCTTCGTCGTCGCCTGGTTCCTCAAGGAGGACAAACTGCGCGTCTCGGTCACGGCGCCCGACACGAGCCAGACCCTCGCCTCGAACCCCGTCGAGCGTTCCTCGTACGACGAGTGCGCCCGCGCGCTCTCCGTCCTCGGCTCCCGGGAGGGCCGCAAGGCGATCTACGAGAAGATCACCGCCCGCGCCGGGCTCGACCTGCTGCCCGCCGCGAGCTGGCTGCTGCTGCGGATCCGCCGCCACGGCACCGTCGAACCCGCCCGGCTCGCCGAGACCACCCCCGTACCGCTGCGGGCGATCACGGAGGCGTCCCGGCAGGTGGAGGAGCGGCGGCTCGCCACGCGGGAGGGCGTCCAGCTGTTCCTCACCGAGGAGGGCGTCCAGGCGGCGGTGAAGCTCGACAAGGCGCGGGAGGAGTCGCTCGCCGAACTCCTCGGCGACTGGTGGGGGCCGGACCGGCCCACCGACCTCGTGAAGCTGGTGGAGGAGCTGACGGCCGAGCTGAACGGCTCGGACGGGGAGCAGCCGCGCTCGCCCGAACCGCCCCGCGACCACCACGCGTAG
- a CDS encoding GNAT family N-acetyltransferase, producing MARMTWNFSPERVDTPDATALRRDYYDDVASRYWKRPATTAEIDEGLTNDGVELLTPPTGQFLVARYEGKAAGCGGVLMLDAERAELTRVFLRHAFRGLGGAGGLLGELEDAARGLGARRMVLNTRLDLVEARALYTRHGYGEIPAYCTGPYMDVWYGKEL from the coding sequence ATGGCGCGCATGACCTGGAACTTCTCCCCCGAGCGCGTCGACACCCCGGACGCCACCGCCCTGCGCCGCGACTACTACGACGATGTCGCCAGCCGGTACTGGAAGCGGCCCGCGACCACCGCGGAGATCGACGAGGGGCTCACGAACGACGGTGTCGAGCTGCTGACCCCGCCGACCGGGCAGTTCCTCGTCGCGCGGTACGAGGGCAAGGCGGCCGGCTGCGGCGGGGTCCTGATGCTCGACGCCGAGCGCGCGGAGCTGACCCGGGTCTTCCTGCGCCACGCCTTCCGCGGCCTGGGCGGGGCCGGGGGCCTGCTCGGCGAGCTGGAGGACGCGGCGCGCGGCCTCGGCGCCCGCCGGATGGTCCTCAACACCCGCCTGGACCTGGTCGAGGCACGCGCCCTGTACACACGGCACGGGTACGGCGAGATCCCCGCGTACTGCACGGGCCCGTACATGGACGTCTGGTACGGCAAGGAGCTCTGA
- a CDS encoding antibiotic biosynthesis monooxygenase family protein, with amino-acid sequence MPSVVKINVLTVPAEQREVLEQRFASRAGAVEGSDGFEWFELLRPLEGTDQYLVYTRWRSEEDFQNWMNGSMKAAHGGAGAGAGEGGERPKPAASGSTLWSFEVVQQASPKN; translated from the coding sequence GTGCCCAGTGTGGTGAAGATCAACGTCCTGACCGTTCCGGCCGAGCAGCGTGAGGTCCTGGAGCAGCGCTTCGCCTCCCGCGCCGGGGCCGTGGAGGGGTCCGACGGCTTCGAGTGGTTCGAGCTGCTGCGCCCGCTGGAGGGCACCGACCAGTACCTCGTCTACACCCGCTGGCGCAGCGAGGAGGACTTCCAGAACTGGATGAACGGCTCCATGAAGGCCGCGCACGGCGGTGCCGGTGCCGGTGCCGGCGAGGGGGGCGAGCGGCCGAAGCCGGCGGCTTCCGGTTCCACTCTCTGGTCGTTCGAGGTCGTGCAGCAGGCGTCCCCGAAGAACTGA